The following are encoded in a window of Kitasatospora sp. NBC_01250 genomic DNA:
- the ruvX gene encoding Holliday junction resolvase RuvX, translating to MEPQLQEPKPWRRGRRIAVDVGDARIGVASCDPDGLIATPVETVPAGGRSQGRLKAIVEEYDAIEVVVGLPRSLSGKEGPAAAKVRGYAGRLAALLAPVPVRLVDERMTTVTAAQGMRAAGVKAKKGRSAIDQAAAVVILQSALEAERVSGRPPGESVAPVS from the coding sequence ATGGAGCCGCAACTCCAGGAGCCCAAGCCCTGGCGCCGGGGCCGGCGGATCGCCGTCGACGTCGGTGACGCCCGGATCGGGGTCGCCTCCTGCGACCCCGACGGGCTGATCGCCACGCCCGTGGAGACGGTCCCCGCCGGGGGCCGTTCCCAGGGGCGGCTCAAGGCCATCGTCGAGGAGTACGACGCCATCGAGGTGGTGGTCGGCCTGCCGCGCTCGCTGAGCGGCAAGGAGGGCCCGGCGGCTGCGAAGGTCCGCGGCTACGCGGGCCGGCTGGCCGCGCTGCTCGCCCCGGTGCCGGTGCGGCTGGTGGACGAGCGGATGACCACGGTGACCGCGGCCCAGGGCATGCGCGCCGCGGGCGTGAAGGCCAAGAAGGGCCGGTCGGCGATCGACCAGGCCGCGGCCGTGGTGATCCTGCAGAGTGCCCTGGAGGCTGAACGAGTGAGCGGTCGGCCGCCCGGTGAGAGTGTCGCACCAGTCAGCTGA